A section of the Pseudomonadota bacterium genome encodes:
- a CDS encoding LysR substrate-binding domain-containing protein, producing the protein MKRNLPPLNSLKAFESAARHCSFTVAADELCVTQGAVSKQIKLLEEYLESELFIRTSSGLALTEKGEQYYLSLKEFFNNIENSTNYIFKDVEPDNLLTINILPSLTTTWLIPRIQDFKDKNTDIDVVINIGDGENIDFENINADIVIRVSDKPLKGAENEVLFNEAMLMVCTPSLIKDNEFKIEDITKYNLLEHTGRSFVWEQCLESLGISYKSKKNVLAFEHFFMITKAAKQGMGFALVPDIVVEEELEKGNLINPLNIKYETGYSYYMAYQERKKSSRKVRAFRNWLSQDY; encoded by the coding sequence ATGAAGCGCAACTTGCCACCACTAAACAGTTTAAAAGCCTTTGAATCTGCTGCAAGGCATTGCAGTTTCACAGTCGCGGCCGATGAGCTTTGCGTAACCCAAGGGGCTGTTAGTAAGCAGATAAAACTTTTAGAAGAGTATCTTGAGTCAGAACTTTTTATAAGAACATCATCTGGGCTTGCTCTTACAGAAAAAGGCGAACAATATTACCTGAGTCTTAAAGAGTTTTTTAATAATATAGAGAATTCTACCAATTATATATTCAAAGATGTTGAGCCGGATAATTTACTTACGATAAACATATTACCAAGCTTAACAACAACATGGTTAATACCGAGGATACAGGACTTTAAGGATAAGAACACCGATATTGATGTGGTAATTAATATCGGTGATGGTGAAAATATTGATTTTGAGAATATAAATGCTGATATCGTTATTAGGGTGAGTGATAAACCGCTGAAAGGAGCTGAGAATGAAGTTCTGTTCAATGAAGCAATGTTAATGGTTTGCACTCCATCATTAATAAAGGATAATGAATTTAAAATTGAGGACATAACAAAATATAATTTGTTGGAACATACGGGTAGATCATTTGTATGGGAGCAATGTCTTGAATCATTGGGGATTAGCTATAAGAGTAAGAAGAATGTTCTGGCATTTGAACATTTCTTTATGATAACAAAAGCCGCAAAGCAGGGAATGGGATTTGCATTAGTACCTGACATAGTGGTGGAGGAGGAGCTTGAAAAAGGTAACCTGATAAATCCTCTGAACATAAAATACGAAACAGGTTATTCGTACTATATGGCGTATCAGGAGCGTAAAAAATCTAGTAGAAAAGTAAGGGCATTTAGAAATTGGTTAAGTCAGGATTATTGA
- the hisA gene encoding 1-(5-phosphoribosyl)-5-[(5-phosphoribosylamino)methylideneamino]imidazole-4-carboxamide isomerase encodes MIIFPAIDLKDGQCVRLQKGEMDKVTVFNESPSNQAATFLSQGFNWLHIVDLNGAFDGKPVNIDAVKSVLNELGGKMSVQLGGGIRDIATIQSWLDAGVTRVILGTIALKNPELVIDACKKFPDRIVVGIDGKSGMVAVEGWAETSDISVIDLARKFEDAGVAAIIYTDINRDGLMTGPDLSGTKQLAESVNIPVIASGGMSCTEDIQAVKDIEGSGVAGVIVGRAIYEGKIDIARALQIAA; translated from the coding sequence ATGATTATTTTTCCTGCGATAGATTTAAAAGACGGTCAGTGTGTGCGTCTGCAAAAAGGCGAGATGGACAAGGTTACGGTTTTCAATGAAAGCCCGTCCAATCAGGCGGCTACATTCCTTTCGCAAGGTTTTAACTGGCTGCACATAGTTGATTTAAACGGAGCTTTTGACGGAAAGCCTGTGAATATTGATGCGGTAAAATCCGTTTTAAATGAACTGGGCGGCAAAATGTCGGTTCAGCTAGGTGGCGGTATAAGGGATATAGCCACTATACAAAGCTGGCTTGATGCGGGGGTTACTCGTGTAATACTAGGCACTATCGCACTAAAGAATCCTGAACTTGTCATTGATGCCTGTAAAAAATTCCCCGACCGGATAGTTGTGGGTATTGACGGCAAAAGCGGCATGGTTGCCGTAGAGGGCTGGGCGGAAACTTCCGATATTTCGGTGATAGATTTAGCCCGAAAATTTGAAGATGCGGGAGTTGCCGCAATAATTTATACAGATATCAACCGTGACGGACTAATGACCGGTCCTGACCTTTCAGGCACTAAACAACTTGCCGAATCGGTTAATATTCCTGTAATAGCATCAGGCGGAATGTCATGTACCGAAGATATACAGGCGGTAAAAGATATTGAGGGTTCAGGCGTAGCCGGTGTGATAGTAGGCAGGGCTATTTATGAAGGAAAGATAGATATAGCAAGGGCATTGCAGATAGCCGCCTGA
- the map gene encoding type I methionyl aminopeptidase, which yields MAKEQITIHTNEDFESMRKAGNLAARVLDYIVDYVQPGVTTNELNDLCHKMTVENGAESAPLGYKGFPKSICTSVNHVVCHGIPSDKKLKDGDIVNIDVTAKLNGWHGDTSRMFFVGEPSIKAKRLCQVTYDAMMLGIEKVKPGNTLGDIGHAIQTFVEKHNYSVVRDYCGHGLGKIFHTAPSVMHFGKAGEGMVLEEGMFFTIEPMVNAGGWQTTLSGKDGWTVWTKDKSLSAQFEHSLAVTSDGFELFTESPKGLHCPPYK from the coding sequence ATGGCTAAAGAACAAATTACTATACACACTAACGAAGACTTTGAATCAATGCGAAAAGCAGGAAATCTTGCTGCACGTGTGCTTGATTATATAGTCGATTATGTACAACCCGGTGTTACCACTAACGAGCTTAACGACCTGTGTCATAAAATGACCGTTGAAAACGGAGCCGAGTCTGCCCCGCTCGGCTATAAAGGCTTCCCGAAATCAATATGTACATCGGTAAACCATGTCGTATGTCACGGGATTCCAAGCGACAAGAAGTTAAAAGACGGCGATATCGTAAATATTGACGTAACGGCAAAGCTAAACGGCTGGCACGGCGATACAAGCCGTATGTTTTTTGTCGGAGAGCCTTCAATAAAAGCCAAAAGATTATGTCAGGTCACATATGACGCTATGATGCTGGGCATTGAAAAGGTAAAGCCCGGCAATACGCTTGGTGATATAGGTCATGCCATTCAGACCTTCGTTGAAAAACATAATTACTCGGTAGTGCGTGACTATTGCGGTCACGGGCTTGGTAAAATATTTCACACCGCCCCTTCCGTAATGCATTTCGGCAAGGCAGGTGAAGGCATGGTGCTGGAAGAAGGCATGTTCTTTACCATAGAGCCTATGGTAAATGCCGGAGGCTGGCAAACAACCTTGAGCGGAAAAGACGGCTGGACGGTGTGGACTAAGGACAAATCCCTGTCCGCCCAGTTTGAACATAGTTTAGCAGTAACATCGGACGGTTTCGAGCTATTTACCGAATCGCCGAAAGGTTTGCATTGTCCGCCTTATAAGTAA
- a CDS encoding molybdopterin-binding protein, with protein MTNNSPTAALLIIGNEILSGRTQDKNLNYIAKGLGEVGIKFMEVRVIPDIHLTIIDTLNEMRAKFDYVFTTGGIGPTHDDITAECIAKAFGVELKVNEEYYKKIYEYYKGELNEGRIKMVTLPDGAVPIANPISTAPGFYIQNVYVMAGIPNVMQAMFDAVKGTLKHGAVVLSKEIRIYASESKIATPLSKLQDEYDNVEIGSYPFVEDNKIGVILVFRSSDEAALDECLGKMNTVLQRSKIA; from the coding sequence ATGACAAACAATTCTCCGACGGCGGCACTTCTTATTATAGGCAATGAAATATTATCCGGCAGAACTCAGGACAAAAACCTTAACTATATTGCAAAAGGTTTGGGTGAGGTCGGTATCAAATTTATGGAAGTCAGGGTCATACCGGATATTCACCTGACTATCATAGACACCTTAAACGAAATGCGGGCAAAATTTGATTATGTGTTCACAACGGGCGGTATAGGCCCGACCCATGATGATATTACGGCAGAATGTATCGCAAAGGCTTTTGGGGTAGAGCTTAAAGTTAATGAAGAATATTATAAAAAAATATATGAATATTATAAAGGCGAACTAAACGAAGGGCGTATTAAGATGGTAACATTGCCCGATGGGGCAGTGCCGATAGCCAACCCGATAAGTACCGCTCCGGGGTTTTATATACAAAACGTATATGTTATGGCAGGCATTCCCAACGTTATGCAGGCAATGTTTGATGCGGTAAAAGGGACTTTAAAACATGGTGCGGTAGTCCTGTCAAAAGAAATCCGGATATATGCCTCTGAAAGTAAAATAGCGACTCCTTTAAGTAAGCTGCAAGATGAATATGATAATGTGGAGATAGGCAGCTATCCTTTCGTTGAAGATAATAAAATAGGGGTTATTCTTGTGTTCCGTTCATCTGATGAGGCGGCTTTAGATGAGTGTTTAGGCAAGATGAATACTGTTTTGCAAAGAAGTAAAATTGCATAA
- a CDS encoding VOC family protein encodes MQPFHLAIASNDLDKSKKFYSQLLGCTIGRSSKKWIDFNFFGHQLSVHLKPEETTKAQNNKVDGKSVPVRHFGIVLDWANWLKLAKELEEQNMDFIIEPYIRFEGKPGEQATMFFYDPSGNALEFKSFKDESMLFAA; translated from the coding sequence ATGCAACCATTCCACCTTGCAATAGCATCAAATGATCTGGACAAAAGTAAGAAATTCTATTCCCAGTTATTGGGCTGCACTATTGGTCGCTCAAGCAAAAAATGGATAGATTTTAACTTCTTTGGTCACCAACTATCAGTCCACTTAAAGCCGGAAGAAACCACTAAAGCTCAAAACAACAAAGTTGACGGCAAGTCTGTTCCTGTCAGGCATTTTGGTATAGTGCTTGACTGGGCGAACTGGCTTAAGCTTGCAAAAGAACTCGAAGAACAAAATATGGATTTCATTATAGAGCCTTATATAAGATTTGAAGGAAAACCCGGGGAACAGGCAACAATGTTCTTCTATGACCCTAGCGGTAATGCATTGGAGTTCAAATCTTTTAAAGATGAATCAATGTTATTTGCGGCATAA
- the hisF gene encoding imidazole glycerol phosphate synthase subunit HisF, with the protein MLKTRIIPCLDVKDGRVVKGVNFVDLIDAGDPVEQAKVYDKQGADELCFLDITASSDNRDTMYDVITRVAEQCFMPLTVGGGVRSVDDVRNLLLAGADKVAINTAAVTNPQLVKDAADKFGSQCIVVAIDAKSTGEGKYEIFTHGGRKATGIDAIVWAKKMVSLGAGEILLTSMDRDGTKQGFDNKLTRAIADAVTVPVIASGGVGKPDDFVDGVKEGHASALLAASIFHFGEYSIEEVKKHMQTKGIAVRL; encoded by the coding sequence ATGCTAAAAACCAGAATCATTCCCTGCTTAGACGTAAAAGACGGACGTGTAGTAAAAGGCGTTAACTTCGTTGACCTGATAGATGCGGGCGACCCTGTAGAGCAGGCGAAAGTTTATGACAAACAGGGGGCGGACGAGTTGTGTTTTTTGGATATCACCGCATCAAGTGATAACCGTGATACCATGTATGACGTTATCACACGTGTTGCCGAGCAATGCTTTATGCCGCTGACGGTCGGCGGTGGTGTACGTTCGGTTGATGATGTGCGAAATCTTCTTTTGGCAGGTGCGGATAAAGTAGCGATTAATACTGCTGCCGTTACTAATCCTCAACTGGTAAAAGATGCCGCCGATAAATTCGGCTCGCAATGCATAGTGGTAGCCATTGATGCAAAATCCACAGGCGAAGGCAAATACGAGATTTTCACACATGGAGGACGTAAAGCCACGGGTATAGATGCAATCGTTTGGGCTAAAAAAATGGTTAGCCTAGGTGCGGGAGAGATATTACTTACCTCAATGGACAGGGACGGCACTAAGCAGGGTTTTGATAATAAGCTAACCCGTGCAATAGCTGATGCTGTAACGGTTCCGGTTATTGCATCGGGTGGTGTGGGCAAGCCTGATGATTTTGTGGACGGAGTAAAAGAAGGTCACGCTTCTGCCCTTCTTGCCGCTTCAATATTCCACTTCGGCGAATATAGCATTGAAGAAGTAAAAAAACACATGCAAACAAAAGGTATTGCCGTAAGATTGTAA
- a CDS encoding histidine triad nucleotide-binding protein has product MHSYDNDNIFAKIIRGEIPCDKVYSDDDVFAFKDIAPAAPVHVLVIPKGQYVSFDDFVANSSPDRVAGFFAKVREIAAELGLDKTGYRLISNHGADANQAVPHFHVHILGGKKLGGLLQSDKLER; this is encoded by the coding sequence ATGCACAGCTATGATAACGATAATATCTTCGCAAAAATAATCAGGGGCGAGATACCTTGCGACAAAGTATATAGCGATGATGATGTTTTTGCGTTTAAAGATATAGCACCTGCCGCACCCGTACATGTTCTGGTTATTCCCAAGGGTCAGTATGTTTCATTTGACGATTTTGTAGCCAATTCAAGCCCTGATAGGGTAGCCGGCTTCTTTGCCAAAGTAAGGGAAATAGCCGCCGAACTCGGGCTGGATAAAACAGGATACCGCCTTATCAGCAATCATGGGGCAGACGCAAATCAGGCAGTGCCACATTTTCATGTTCACATATTAGGCGGTAAAAAACTCGGCGGTCTTTTACAGTCTGACAAGTTGGAACGGTAA
- a CDS encoding aspartate kinase, which produces MGIIVQKFGGTSVADIERIRHVATLVKREIDAGNQVIVVVSAMSGKTNELVGWAEQVSDLRDEAALKEYDSLVSSGEQVTSGLLALTLQSMGLKARSWLGWQIGFQTCASHSKARIENIKTDILKESLDNGEIAVVAGFQGVTDENRIATLGRGGSDTSAVAIAAAMDAERCDIYTDVDGIYTTDPRLVPKARKLNKVAYEEMLEMASLGAKVLQTRSVEMAMKYGVRVQVLSSFADVEGSLLVDEEEVVERRLVTGVTYSRNETQITLTKVPNTPGLAAQVFQPLTDKDINVDMIVQNISEGGGETDMTFTVSKSDADNAVASIESVKDKLKYKSMLVDKNVAKVSVIGVGMRSHAGLAQKMFKTLAEKSINILVISTSEIKVSVLISEEYTELALRALHTAYGLDAEEEK; this is translated from the coding sequence ATGGGTATAATAGTACAGAAATTCGGTGGAACGAGCGTTGCGGATATTGAACGCATCAGGCACGTTGCCACATTAGTAAAGCGTGAGATAGATGCCGGCAATCAGGTAATTGTTGTAGTTTCTGCTATGTCCGGCAAGACCAACGAGCTTGTAGGCTGGGCAGAACAGGTTTCAGACCTGCGTGACGAGGCGGCATTAAAAGAATATGACTCACTGGTATCGTCCGGCGAACAAGTAACGTCAGGATTGCTTGCCCTTACATTGCAGTCAATGGGACTAAAGGCTCGGTCATGGCTTGGCTGGCAGATAGGCTTCCAGACCTGTGCTTCTCACAGCAAGGCACGCATTGAGAACATAAAAACGGATATCCTCAAAGAATCTCTGGATAACGGTGAGATAGCGGTTGTGGCCGGTTTTCAGGGCGTGACCGATGAAAACAGGATAGCAACATTGGGTCGTGGCGGTTCGGATACATCTGCGGTAGCAATTGCAGCGGCGATGGATGCGGAGCGTTGTGATATATATACCGATGTTGACGGCATATATACAACCGACCCGAGATTAGTACCCAAGGCACGTAAATTAAATAAAGTAGCCTACGAAGAAATGCTGGAAATGGCATCGCTTGGTGCGAAAGTGTTGCAGACACGTTCTGTTGAAATGGCTATGAAATACGGGGTGCGTGTTCAGGTTTTATCAAGCTTTGCCGATGTTGAGGGAAGCTTATTAGTTGACGAGGAGGAAGTCGTGGAAAGAAGATTGGTAACAGGTGTAACTTACAGCAGAAACGAAACACAGATAACACTTACGAAGGTTCCGAACACTCCGGGGCTGGCTGCACAGGTTTTTCAGCCGCTTACCGATAAGGATATCAATGTTGATATGATAGTACAGAATATCAGTGAAGGCGGCGGTGAAACGGATATGACATTTACGGTATCAAAGTCAGATGCCGATAATGCGGTAGCGTCGATTGAATCCGTTAAAGATAAATTAAAATATAAGTCCATGCTGGTAGATAAGAACGTAGCTAAAGTTTCAGTAATCGGTGTAGGCATGAGAAGCCACGCAGGTTTGGCACAAAAAATGTTCAAAACATTAGCAGAAAAAAGCATAAATATTTTGGTTATCTCAACTTCTGAAATTAAAGTAAGTGTCCTTATAAGTGAAGAATATACTGAACTTGCTCTTCGTGCATTACATACAGCTTATGGACTTGATGCTGAAGAAGAGAAGTAA
- a CDS encoding heme ABC transporter permease, producing MHKYFNPGKFGRIADRVLPFSAGLTAILMISGLYCALIGSPPDYQQGESVRIMYIHVPAATMALGVYTFIALVCAASLIWKNPLSDMIAISSAPIGAGFTIICLITGSLWGKPIWGTWWVWDARLTSVLILLFFYLGYMALYNAYDDRRRAGQTSAILALVGFINVPIVKFSVDWWNTLHQPASIVRMGGPKIDPSMMTPLIIMFFAFISFFITVLILRIKVEILSLKQERLNLGK from the coding sequence ATGCATAAATATTTCAATCCGGGAAAATTCGGCAGGATTGCGGACAGGGTTCTTCCTTTTTCGGCGGGTCTGACGGCTATTTTGATGATATCGGGATTATACTGCGCCCTTATAGGATCTCCACCTGATTATCAGCAGGGGGAATCCGTTCGCATCATGTATATACATGTTCCTGCGGCAACTATGGCATTGGGTGTTTATACCTTCATAGCGTTAGTTTGTGCGGCATCACTAATATGGAAAAACCCTTTGTCCGACATGATAGCTATATCGTCAGCTCCCATAGGGGCAGGTTTCACCATAATTTGTCTTATTACAGGTTCGCTTTGGGGCAAACCTATATGGGGAACTTGGTGGGTATGGGACGCACGTCTTACTTCCGTTTTGATATTGCTCTTTTTCTATCTTGGCTATATGGCACTTTATAACGCCTATGATGACAGAAGGCGTGCAGGACAGACCTCGGCAATTTTGGCATTGGTAGGTTTTATAAACGTACCTATCGTAAAATTTTCCGTTGACTGGTGGAACACGTTGCACCAGCCTGCGAGCATAGTTCGCATGGGCGGACCTAAGATAGACCCTTCTATGATGACACCTTTGATAATAATGTTTTTTGCGTTTATTTCGTTCTTTATAACCGTGTTAATATTAAGGATAAAAGTTGAAATTTTATCACTAAAACAAGAAAGATTAAATTTAGGTAAATAA
- the dcd gene encoding dCTP deaminase has product MPIMPDKWIREQALENDMITPFEEKQQRQGVISYGVSSYGYDARVSNEFKIFTNIDSSIVDPKQFCQKGFVDRTEDVCIIPPNSFALARTVEYFKIPRDMLVICVGKSTYARCGIIVNVTPLEPEWEGHVTLEFSNTTPLPAKIYANEGACQFLFFKADSVCETSYADKAGKYMGQVGVTLPRIDGKQENILDRKVSVNG; this is encoded by the coding sequence ATGCCGATAATGCCTGATAAATGGATTAGGGAACAAGCGTTAGAAAACGATATGATAACGCCGTTTGAGGAAAAACAGCAACGTCAGGGTGTAATATCATACGGAGTGTCGTCATACGGATATGACGCAAGAGTGTCTAACGAGTTCAAGATATTTACCAATATAGATTCATCAATAGTAGACCCCAAACAGTTCTGCCAAAAAGGGTTTGTGGACAGAACGGAAGATGTATGCATTATACCCCCCAACAGTTTTGCTCTGGCAAGAACTGTGGAATATTTCAAAATACCGAGGGATATGCTGGTTATATGTGTCGGTAAGTCTACCTATGCAAGATGCGGTATAATTGTGAATGTTACCCCCCTTGAGCCGGAGTGGGAAGGGCATGTAACCTTGGAATTTTCAAATACCACGCCTCTTCCTGCAAAAATATATGCGAATGAGGGAGCTTGTCAGTTCCTGTTCTTTAAAGCGGATTCGGTTTGTGAAACCTCTTATGCAGATAAGGCGGGAAAATATATGGGGCAGGTTGGTGTAACATTACCCAGAATTGACGGTAAACAGGAAAATATACTAGACCGGAAGGTATCGGTTAATGGATAA
- a CDS encoding ferredoxin family protein, whose translation MTYVVTEDCIMCKYSDCVEVCPVDCFYEGENMLVINPDECIDCGVCEPECPIEAIQPESEENIQWLELNREYSQQWPSITQNKDPMEEAEEHKGEANKYEKYFSENPGKGD comes from the coding sequence ATGACGTACGTTGTTACAGAAGATTGTATCATGTGCAAATACTCGGACTGTGTAGAAGTGTGTCCTGTTGACTGCTTCTATGAGGGCGAGAATATGTTGGTTATCAATCCCGATGAGTGCATTGATTGCGGTGTGTGTGAACCTGAATGCCCGATTGAAGCTATTCAGCCCGAATCCGAAGAAAACATTCAATGGCTTGAGCTAAATCGTGAATATTCGCAGCAATGGCCTAGCATAACTCAGAATAAAGACCCTATGGAAGAAGCCGAAGAGCATAAGGGCGAGGCTAATAAATACGAAAAATACTTTAGCGAAAACCCCGGTAAAGGCGATTAA
- a CDS encoding phosphoribosyl-ATP diphosphatase: protein MSEFKTLDELFDTIKAKRTANPDKSYCAKLFQKGRKKIAQKVGEEAIETIIDAAANNKKETIEESADLLFHLLVLWVEMGIKPEKVMFELEKRKDISGIEEKKLRKVKNNAQL, encoded by the coding sequence ATGTCAGAATTCAAAACTCTCGATGAACTTTTCGATACCATAAAAGCCAAAAGGACTGCCAATCCTGACAAATCATATTGTGCAAAGCTTTTCCAAAAAGGACGCAAGAAGATCGCACAGAAGGTTGGGGAGGAAGCTATTGAAACCATTATAGACGCTGCGGCAAATAACAAAAAAGAAACTATTGAAGAAAGTGCCGACCTTCTTTTTCACCTTCTTGTTCTTTGGGTTGAAATGGGTATTAAGCCTGAAAAGGTTATGTTCGAGCTTGAAAAACGTAAGGACATATCAGGCATTGAGGAAAAAAAGTTAAGAAAGGTAAAAAATAATGCACAGCTATGA
- the topA gene encoding type I DNA topoisomerase, whose amino-acid sequence MNLVIVESPAKAKTIEKYLGKDYKVLASFGHVVDLPSKDGSVRPDEDFAMDYQISDKSKKHVKALVDAAKKCDAIYLATDPDREGEAISWHVVEVLLQKKAIKKSTPVHRVVFHEITKKAVTSAVANPRTLDMDLVNAQQARRALDYLVGFTLSPVLWRKLPGSRSAGRVQSVALRIICDRENEIEEFKSREYWDIKLGLKTSASEDFIARITHIDGNKLDQFDIVTEKAAGDIVKKLETKEYIVDTLEKKQARRNPQPPFTTSSLQQEASRKLGFGAKRTMSVAQKLYEGINLGGETVGLITYMRTDGVTVSQDAIYATRELIGKNYGDKYVPAKQRHYATKAKNAQEAHEAIRPTDSKRTPEQVSGFLDDDQKKLYDLIWKRMVASQMESAVLNQVVIDIKLQDGYAVARANGSTIAFDGFYKVYREGRDDDKDEEGRILPSMEVGEKLGLNEVTPEQHFTQPPPRYTEASLVKKLEELGIGRPSTYASIISVLQDREYVRIDKKRFFAEDRGRIVTAFLKSFFSRYVEYDFTAKLEDELDHISAGELEWKAMLRAFWTDFNSNIESVKEYKLSDVIHELNILLGSWLFTKDEKGEIDRGCPKCDGGHLSLKLGKFGAFLGCSNYPECNYTHQLGGSEEEKASGASDVFEPKMLGVDKESGLDILVKKGPYGLYLQLGEPEDKKEKPKRVSIPKMYAPDDVTLDIAEGLLSLPRQVGKHPDTGKVIAAGIGMYGPYVRHDGKYTSLKEDDPVTIGINRAVTLIAENQKGAKKTEPLRVVGKHPDNGKDIEIFDGKYGPYVKNEKINASLTKDMTVEDVTVEQAVELLAKQKDKKKSKKGKK is encoded by the coding sequence ATGAATCTGGTAATTGTAGAGTCACCGGCTAAAGCCAAAACAATCGAGAAATATTTAGGTAAAGATTATAAAGTGCTGGCATCTTTCGGGCATGTGGTAGACCTGCCTTCAAAAGACGGCTCTGTTCGTCCTGATGAAGATTTTGCAATGGATTATCAGATATCCGATAAATCAAAAAAACATGTGAAAGCACTAGTTGATGCCGCCAAAAAATGCGATGCCATATATCTGGCAACTGACCCCGACCGTGAAGGCGAAGCTATTTCGTGGCATGTGGTGGAAGTGTTATTGCAAAAAAAAGCCATTAAAAAATCTACACCCGTACATCGTGTAGTATTCCATGAAATCACTAAAAAAGCCGTAACTTCTGCGGTTGCTAATCCACGCACATTGGATATGGATTTGGTGAACGCACAGCAGGCAAGGCGTGCTTTGGATTATTTGGTCGGTTTTACTTTGTCACCGGTATTATGGAGAAAGCTACCCGGTAGCCGTTCGGCGGGGCGTGTTCAATCCGTAGCCTTACGTATTATCTGTGACCGTGAAAATGAAATAGAAGAATTTAAATCCAGAGAATACTGGGATATAAAGCTGGGCTTAAAGACCTCTGCCTCAGAGGATTTTATAGCACGTATAACGCATATTGACGGTAACAAGCTTGACCAGTTCGATATAGTAACGGAAAAAGCCGCAGGCGATATCGTAAAAAAACTGGAAACTAAAGAATATATTGTTGACACTTTAGAGAAAAAACAGGCAAGGCGCAATCCGCAGCCGCCTTTTACCACCTCTTCACTGCAACAGGAAGCCTCAAGAAAGCTCGGCTTCGGAGCAAAAAGGACTATGAGCGTAGCGCAAAAGCTATATGAGGGAATTAACTTAGGCGGTGAAACAGTCGGTCTTATAACCTATATGCGTACTGACGGCGTTACCGTATCGCAGGACGCTATTTATGCTACAAGAGAACTGATAGGCAAGAACTACGGTGATAAATATGTGCCTGCTAAACAAAGGCACTATGCCACAAAAGCCAAGAACGCTCAGGAGGCACACGAAGCTATCCGCCCGACAGACTCAAAAAGAACTCCCGAACAGGTGTCCGGGTTCCTAGATGATGACCAGAAGAAGCTATATGATCTTATATGGAAGCGTATGGTAGCATCACAAATGGAATCTGCCGTTCTTAATCAGGTGGTAATAGATATAAAATTACAGGACGGCTATGCCGTTGCAAGGGCGAACGGTTCAACTATCGCATTTGACGGTTTTTATAAAGTCTACCGTGAGGGGCGTGACGACGATAAAGACGAGGAAGGAAGGATATTACCTTCGATGGAAGTAGGTGAAAAATTAGGCTTAAACGAAGTTACGCCGGAACAGCATTTCACACAGCCGCCGCCAAGATATACCGAAGCATCTTTAGTCAAAAAACTCGAAGAACTCGGCATCGGAAGACCTTCTACCTACGCAAGTATTATATCTGTCTTGCAAGACAGGGAATATGTAAGGATAGATAAAAAAAGATTCTTTGCAGAAGACAGGGGGCGTATAGTAACGGCATTTTTGAAAAGCTTCTTTAGCCGATATGTCGAATATGATTTTACCGCAAAATTAGAAGATGAACTTGACCATATCTCGGCAGGTGAGCTTGAATGGAAAGCTATGCTGCGTGCGTTCTGGACGGATTTTAATTCTAATATTGAAAGCGTAAAGGAATATAAGTTAAGCGATGTAATTCATGAGCTTAATATATTGTTGGGTAGCTGGTTATTCACTAAAGATGAAAAGGGCGAGATAGACAGAGGTTGTCCCAAATGTGACGGCGGTCATCTGAGCCTGAAATTAGGTAAGTTCGGTGCATTCTTGGGCTGTTCTAACTATCCTGAATGTAATTACACACATCAGCTAGGCGGCTCCGAAGAAGAAAAAGCAAGCGGTGCATCGGACGTTTTTGAACCTAAGATGTTGGGGGTTGATAAAGAATCAGGTCTGGACATATTGGTTAAAAAAGGCCCGTACGGTTTATATCTTCAGCTTGGTGAGCCTGAAGATAAAAAAGAAAAACCCAAAAGGGTATCAATTCCTAAAATGTATGCACCGGACGATGTCACTTTAGATATAGCAGAAGGCTTATTGTCTTTGCCAAGGCAGGTAGGTAAACACCCCGATACCGGAAAAGTCATAGCGGCGGGAATCGGTATGTATGGCCCATATGTCAGGCATGACGGTAAATATACATCTTTAAAGGAAGATGACCCTGTTACTATAGGAATAAACAGGGCGGTTACCCTAATCGCCGAGAACCAAAAAGGTGCTAAAAAAACCGAGCCGTTACGTGTTGTCGGAAAACACCCCGATAACGGCAAAGATATAGAGATTTTTGACGGTAAATACGGCCCTTATGTCAAAAATGAAAAAATAAATGCTTCGCTTACTAAAGATATGACTGTTGAAGACGTAACTGTTGAACAGGCGGTGGAACTTCTTGCTAAACAAAAAGATAAGAAGAAGTCAAAAAAAGGCAAAAAATAA